From the Cucurbita pepo subsp. pepo cultivar mu-cu-16 chromosome LG05, ASM280686v2, whole genome shotgun sequence genome, one window contains:
- the LOC111796190 gene encoding uncharacterized protein LOC111796190 produces the protein MLIPRFRTSLILKNSFIRSTLAATHVASFHSTPASCDKWKSKWKFDDGVSGKEPSKNYVRYVTRQRRADAKKALKDLLYNSGSTFQNKESKWSLGDRWSSDESFDQPGSCDKKGRAKSSTRNFGKSQHKRSKRKFRRESFVNDFDNDSETIFHATFGNRSYTWSFGTRKDSFQNSASGFEWTESPPNWKNQRGTEWENSSDCESDEETADVGSCSDRTILGLPKTGPLKIEEVKAAFRSSALKWHPDKHQRSSKAMAEEKFKLCVNAYKSLCCALSPG, from the exons ATGCTAATTCCCAGATTTCGAACTTCcctaattcttaaaaattcgTTCATTAGGTCAACTTTGGCCGCTACTCATGTCGCCTCTTTCCACTCCACGCCTGCCTCTTGCGATAAGTGGAAGAGTAAATGGAAATTC GATGATGGTGTGAGTGGAAAGGAGCCGTCAAAG AATTATGTAAGATATGTGACTCGCCAAAGGCGTGCTGATGCAAAAAAGGCTCTAAAGGACCTCCTCTACAACAGTGGATCTACCTTTCAG AACAAGGAATCAAAATGGAGTCTTGGTGATCGCTGGTCTTCTGATGAGTCATTCGATCAACCGGGCAGCTGTGATAAGAAAGGGCGAGCAAAGTCATCTACGCGAAATTTTGGGAAATCCCAGCACAAGAGATCAAAAC GTAAGTTTAGAAGAGAGAGTTTCGTTAATGACTTCGACAATGATTCGGAGACAATCTTTCACGCCACATTTGGCAATAGATCATATACATGGTCCTTTGGCACACGTAAGGATTCCTTTCAAAATTCAGCATCTGGTTTTGAGTGGACAGAGTCTCCTCCTAACTGGAAGAACCAAAGAGGTACTGAATGGGAGAATTCAAGTGATTGTGAGTCTGATGAGGAGACCGCTGATGTAGGATCATGTTCAGATAGAACTATTCTGGGGTTACCAAAGACAGGTCCTTTAAAGATTGAAGAAGTTAAAGCAGC GTTCCGCTCGTCTGCTTTAAAATGGCATCCTGATAAGCATCAGAGATCTTCCAAG GCAATGGCTGAAGAGAAATTCAAACTCTGTGTTAATGCATACAAATCCTTGTGCTGCGCACTCTCTCCAGGTTAA
- the LOC111796192 gene encoding uncharacterized protein LOC111796192 has product MADYGNQTPNQIKNQYHQLNNRRSIPKESALEALNTIIHLHFDKALEKKRSIDLQKKELHNQFQLFFIFLALIFLTQSQSQSQSRLQCRHCWIPIALITLAHLAFYVSVAHTLRCINGFKYQRRCHKLSLGLATEKLREMKMSSSDGDMEEEELEIPHQEPPEIYFGKFKRNWALYFGFLVFIYGFMVASSVSLLCF; this is encoded by the coding sequence ATGGCGGACTACGGAAATCAAACGCCGAATCAGATTAAAAATCAGTATCATCAACTCAATAACCGCCGCTCCATACCTAAGGAATCAGCTCTCGAAGCCTTGAACACCATAATCCATCTACATTTCGACAAAGCCCTAGAAAAGAAGCGCTCAATCGATCTCCAAAAGAAGGAGCTCCACAACCAATTCCAgctcttcttcatcttcttagCTCTCATTTTCCTCACTCAATCGCAATCTCAGTCGCAATCTCGGCTACAGTGCCGGCATTGCTGGATCCCGATCGCTCTCATAACCCTAGCGCATTTGGCCTTCTACGTATCCGTGGCTCACACGCTGCGATGCATCAACGGATTCAAGTACCAAAGGCGATGCCACAAGCTGAGTCTGGGATTGGCGACGGAGAAGCTCAGGGAGATGAAGATGAGTAGCAGCGACGGAGACATGGAGGAAGAGGAGTTGGAGATTCCGCACCAGGAGCCTCCTGAGATTTACTTTGGTAAGTTCAAGAGGAATTGGGCGCTGTATTTTGGGTTCTTGGTGTTCATCTATGGATTTATGGTGGcttcctctgtttctcttcTCTGTTTCTGA